Proteins encoded by one window of Drosophila melanogaster chromosome X:
- the Sec61gamma gene encoding Sec61 gamma subunit, isoform B: MDKVVKFAEPGRAFAKDSIRLVKRCTKPDRKEFQKIAIATAVGFCIMGFIGFFVKLIHIPINNIIVGS, translated from the coding sequence ATGGACAAGGTTGTTAAGTTTGCCGAGCCTGGACGCGCCTTCGCCAAGGACTCGATCCGCCTGGTCAAGCGGTGCACCAAGCCCGACCGCAAGGAGTTCCAGAAGATCGCCATCGCCACTGCTGTGGGCTTCTGCATCATGGGCTTCATCGGCTTCTTCGTTAAGTTGATACACATCCCCATCAACAATATCATCGTGGGCTCTTAA
- the CG12237 gene encoding uncharacterized protein, whose translation MSSNQEQSPAAVAAAVASCRLRKQQRRRLAAFDFDHTIVSQNTDTVVRDLLPTEVTSAKVNELVENDCWTEYMAEVFRLLHEQQVSEARIRDTIRGIPEVPGFVRLIKHLAKRLHYDLIIISDSNSVFIDEWLRAHNLADCFVAIFTNPAEFDASGRLMVRAHHQQSDCKLSASNLCKGRVLEHFVIEQDLRRSIRYDHVFYVGDGNNDICPVLRQRACDFACARKGFAMEKHLLRNRSKLKLRAQLLIWKSGFDLMDQMLALPQLKTPQVQGDGDQPDQDADTDGKVPEVARRASAVAGPTKSPN comes from the coding sequence ATGTCCTCGAACCAGGAGCAGTCACCCGCCGCAGTGGCCGCGGCCGTGGCCAGCTGCAGGCTAAGGAAACAGCAGCGCCGTCGACTGGCGGCCTTCGACTTCGACCACACGATCGTTTCCCAGAACACGGACACCGTGGTGCGCGACCTGCTGCCCACGGAGGTGACGAGCGCCAAGGTCAACGAGCTGGTTGAAAACGACTGCTGGACGGAGTACATGGCCGAGGTGTTTCGCTTGCTGCACGAGCAACAGGTGTCGGAGGCGCGCATTAGGGACACCATTCGTGGCATACCCGAGGTGCCCGGATTCGTGCGCCTGATCAAGCATCTGGCCAAGCGGCTGCACTACGACCTGATCATCATCAGTGACTCGAACAGCGTCTTTATCGACGAGTGGCTGCGGGCACATAACTTGGCCGATTGCTTTGTGGCCATCTTTACCAATCCGGCGGAATTCGATGCCTCCGGACGGCTTATGGTCCGCGCCCACCACCAGCAGTCGGATTGCAAGCTGAGCGCCAGCAATTTGTGCAAGGGCCGCGTGCTGGAGCACTTTGTCATCGAGCAGGACCTGCGGCGCAGCATACGCTATGACCACGTCTTCTATGTGGGCGACGGCAACAACGACATCTGCCCCGTGCTGCGGCAGCGGGCGTGCGACTTTGCCTGCGCCCGCAAGGGGTTCGCAATGGAGAAGCACCTGCTCCGCAATCGCAGCAAATTGAAGCTGCGCGCCCAGCTGCTGATCTGGAAGAGCGGCTTCGATCTGATGGACCAGATGCTGGCCCTGCCGCAGCTGAAGACCCCCCAGGTGCAGGGCGATGGGGATCAGCCGGATCAGGATGCGGATACGGATGGCAAAGTACCGGAGGTGGCACGTCGGGCATCGGCAGTTGCCGGGCCGACCAAGTCGCCCAACTAA